From Gallus gallus isolate bGalGal1 chromosome 14, bGalGal1.mat.broiler.GRCg7b, whole genome shotgun sequence, one genomic window encodes:
- the LOC427665 gene encoding chemerin-like receptor 1 isoform X1, giving the protein MESVSSSPSPFPDSSPSVPSGNATAHDHYSGLQKSLHVLSMVVYSIACVLGVTGNGLVIWIAGFKMKKTVNSVWFLNLAIADFIFTFFLPLSIAYTALDFHWPFGKLLCKLNSTIAFLNMFASVFLLMVISVDRCVSVAFPVWSHNRRSPELAARVALGTWGMAVLLSSPYLIFRDTAVSSRNITSCYNNFALSDDYTAEETRRLWRMRHKAMIITRFLCGFLIPFTVILICYSIVAVKLKRRQLASSAKPYRIIIAVTVSFFLCYFPYHVFSLLEISQNSSSHEMKMALYIGIPLVSSLAFFNSCINPILYVFVGPDFKEKFCQSILSTFEGAFTEESMLGSLSSRRKSRSASEAEVPRL; this is encoded by the coding sequence ATGGAGAGCGTCTCTTCTTCTCCATCACCCTTCCCTGACAGCTCCCCATCCGTGCCTTCTGGGAATGCCACAGCCCACGACCATTACTCCGGCCTCcagaagagcctgcatgtccTCTCCATGGTGGTGTACAGCATTGCCTGTGTGCTGGGGGTGACGGGGAACGGCCTCGTCATCTGGATTGCAGGCTTCAAGATGAAGAAGACGGTGAACTCAGTGTGGTTCCTCAACCTGGCCATCGCCGACTTCATCTTCACCTTTTTCCTGCCCCTCAGCATTGCCTACACCGCTCTGGACTTCCACTGGCCCTTTGGGAAGCTGCTGTGCAAGCTGAACAGCACCATCGCCTTCCTTAACATGTTCGCCAGTGTCTTCCTCCTGATGGTCATCAGCGTGGACCGCTGTGTGTCCGTGGCCTTCCCCGTGTGGTCCCACAACCGCAGGAGCCCAGAGCTGGCGGCCAGGGTCGCACTGGGGACGTGGGGCATGGCTGTCCTGCTCAGCTCCCCATACCTCATTTTTCGTGACACCGCGGTCAGTTCCCGTAACATCACCAGCTGCTATAACAACTTTGCGCTGTCTGATGACTACACGGCCGAGGAGACACGGAGGCTGTGGAGGATGCGGCACAAAGCGATGATCATAACACGGTTCTTATGTGGGTTCCTCATCCCCTTCACGGTGATTCTTATCTGCTACAGCATTGTTGCTGTCAAGCTGAAAAGAAGGCAGCTAGCCAGCTCTGCAAAGCCATACAGAATTATCATTGCCGTCACAGTCTCATTCTTCCTCTGTTATTTCCCCTATCATGTCTTCTCCTTGCTAGAAATATCTCAAAACTCTTCCAGTCATGAGATGAAAATGGCCCTTTACATAGGAATTCCCTTGGTTTCCAGCCTCGCTTTCTTCAACAGCTGCATAAACCCCATCCTGTACGTCTTTGTGGGGCCAGATTTCAAGGAGAAGTTTTGCCAGTCCATCCTGTCGACCTTTGAAGGGGCCTTCACTGAGGAGTCaatgctgggcagcctgagcagcaggaggaagtcCAGGTCTGCCTCGGAAGCAGAAGTCCCAAGGCTCTGA
- the TOP3A gene encoding DNA topoisomerase 3-alpha isoform 3 (isoform 3 is encoded by transcript variant 4; The RefSeq protein has 1 substitution compared to this genomic sequence) has product MNFQARLLASCGVRMLPQSWRGFSRAAEGPAVQRIRKVLCVAEKNDAARGIADLLSNSRMRRNVTMVMTSVSGHLLAHDFKLPFRKWCVLTASSQV; this is encoded by the exons ATGAACTTTCAAGCCAGGCTTCTTGCTAGCTGTGGGGTCAGGATGCTGCCTCAGCCCTGGCGCGGCTTCTCACGGGCTGCAGAGGGTCCAGCAGTGCAGAGAATCCGGAAGGTCCTGTGTGTGGCTGAGAAGAATGATGCTGCCCGAGGAATTGCAGATCTGCTGTCCAACAGCAGAATGCGGCGG AACGTTACCATGGTGATGACATCCGTGTCAGGACACTTGCTGGCTCATGATTTCAAGCTGCCATTTCGCAAATGGTGTGTACTTACTGCATCCTCACAAGTCTGA
- the SMCR8 gene encoding guanine nucleotide exchange protein SMCR8 — protein MISAPDVVAFTREEELGDELYREPPLPEEYSVPLFPFAGHGANPWAKVASSKFSRDFILISEFSEQVGPQPLLTIPDDAKVPGSFDLNYFSLRIMSVDYQASFVGHPPGCAYPKLNFVEDSKVVLGDSKEGAFAYVHHLTLYDLEARGFVRPFCMAYISADEHKIMQQFQELSAEFSKASECLKTGNRKAFASELEKKLKDLDYTRTVLHNETEIQKKANDKGYYTTQAIEKANELASVEKSIIEHQDLLKQIRSYPYRKLKESDFHPYEPECTLDQAGAGSEQDLAASDPAEPGEMHLYSRLPSYTPKLIKAKPAKCFDKKLKTLEELCDIYFFTQTLDQLHHIERTFRGDVCYLLTNQISRALLKQQNITNFLFEDVSFLDEKAPENRDRGCQGLSQDAADRKCSEESSTPKVVISLGSYKSSVECVPIKMEQDMDDPQEPAMTESITFEHQENLDYLDADLKGSISSGESIEVLGTEKSASGLMKSESQASLPISPSPQVGRSKVGSRRTVSEDSIEVLSTCPSESLIPEDFKASYPSAINEEPYVDDEEGGLRFNPRLNPDNTDEQEDVSNQENLAQIDSACCIGKESPNFLEPLPELGQKQCDEDGVVRIPPQPYRQAEQGLHSSFVGSPPCDSASGGLLPHELDSRYPTAGREVSRTSLDECSDSTSYISSAASTCSDRTPSPAHPVCLANERHKKKAGQNALRFIRQYPFAHPAIYSLLSGRTLVVLGEDEAIVKKLVTALSIFVPNCGAYAKPVKHWVTSPLHVVDFQKWKLIGLQRTVSPAGVNVLHALSRYSRYVSILDADSKTLRCPMYKGTLVARLADHRTQIKRGSTYYMHVQSVLTQLCSKAFLYTFCHHLHLPINERESEESVVNRRMNFLKLHLGLANEDIKIVQYLAELLKLQYIQEPGQGVNPLLRFDYVPSFLYKI, from the exons ATGATCAGCGCCCCCGACGTAGTGGCCTTCACCCgggaggaggagctgggggaCGAGCTGTACCGGGAGCCGCCGCTGCCCGAGGAGTACTCCGTGCCGCTCTTCCCCTTCGCCGGCCACGGCGCCAACCCCTGGGCCAAGGTCGCCAGCTCCAAGTTCAGCCGGGACTTCATCCTCATCTCCGAGTTCTCGGAGCAGGTGGGGCCGCAGCCCCTGCTGACCATCCCCGATGACGCCAAGGTGCCAGGCAGTTTCGATCTCAATTATTTCTCCCTTCGGATCATGTCGGTGGATTACCAGGCTTCTTTCGTGGGACACCCTCCCGGCTGCGCCTACCCCAAGCTGAACTTTGTGGAGGACTCCAAAGTGGTGCTGGGGGACTCCAAGGAAGGGGCCTTTGCCTACGTGCACCACCTGACGCTGTATGACCTGGAAGCCAGGGGCTTCGTGAGGCCCTTCTGCATGGCCTACATTTCTGCTGACGAGCACAAAATCATGCAGCAGTTTCAGGAACTCTCTGCTGAGTTCTCCAAAGCCTCTGAATGCCTGAAGACGGGGAACAGGAAGGCATTTGCTAGTGAGCTtgagaagaagctgaaggaTCTTGACTACACCAGGACTGTGCTGCACAACGAAACAGAGATACAGAAGAAAGCCAATGACAAGGGGTATTACACAACCCAAGCCATCGAAAAGGCCAACGAGTTGGCCAGCGTGGAAAAGTCTATTATTGAGCATCAAGATCTGCTAAAGCAGATTAGATCGTACCCCTATAGGAAGCTGAAGGAGTCTGACTTCCACCCCTATGAGCCTGAATGTACACTGGATCAGGCTGGCGCAGGCAGTGAACAGGACCTGGCTGCCTCAGACCCTGCTGAGCCAGGTGAAATGCACCTCTACTCCCGCCTGCCCTCCTACACTCCCAAACTCATCAAAGCAAAGCCTGCCAAATGCTTTGACAAGAAGCTGAAAACGCTGGAGGAACTCTGcgatatttattttttcacccAGACCCTAGATCAATTGCACCACATTGAGAGGACTTTCAGAGGCGATGTGTGCTACCTCCTGACAAACCAGATCAGTAGGGCACTTCTgaagcaacaaaatataactaACTTTCTGTTTGAAGATGTATCTTTTCTAGATGAAAAGGCACCTGAAAACCGGGACAGAGGCTGTCAGGGACTCAGTCAAGATGCTGCTGACAGAAAGTGTTCAGAAGAGTCCTCCACTCCTAAAGTGGTTATCAGCCTGGGGTCCTACAAGTCCAGTGTGGAGTGTGTCCCAATCAAGATGGAGCAGGACATGGACGACCCTCAAGAACCTGCAATGACAGAATCCATAACTTTTGAACACCAGGAGAACCTGGACTATCTTGATGCAGATCTTAAAGGGAGTATCAGTAGCGGTGAGAGCATTGAAGTTCTTGGAACAGAGAAATCTGCGTCTGGGCTGATGAAATCGGAGAGCCAGGCCAGCTTGCCCATCAGCCCGAGCCCCCAGGTGGGCAGGAGCAAGGTGGGCAGCCGGAGGACAGTCAGCGAGGACAGCATTGAAGTCCTCAGTACCTGCCCCTCTGAATCTCTTATCCCAGAAGATTTCAAAGCAAGCTACCCAAGTGCAATTAATGAGGAACCTTACGTGGATGATGAAGAGGGAGGCCTTCGTTTCAACCCCAGATTAAACCCAGACAACACTGACGAGCAGGAGGATGTCTCAAACCAGGAAAACTTGGCACAGATTGATTCTGCCTGCTGTATTGGGAAGGAGAGCCCCAACTTCCTCGAGCCTCTACCCGAACTGGGCCAGAAGCAGTGCGATGAAGATGGTGTGGTCAGGATTCCCCCTCAGCCATACAGGCAGGCTGAGCAGGGGCTGCATAGCAGCTTTGTGGGCTCCCCACCCTGTGACAGTGCTTCaggggggctccttccccacGAGCTCGATTCACGCTACcccacagcaggcagggaggtGAGCAGGACCAGCCTGGATGAGTGCTCAGACTCCACGAGCTACATCAGCAGCGCTGCCTCCACCTGCTCCGACCGAACACCGTCTCCCGCTCACCCCGTGTGCCTCGCGAATGAGAGGCACAAAAAGAAGGCTGGGCAGAACGCGCTGCGGTTCATCAGGCAATACCCCTTTGCCCACCCTGCGATATACTCTCTGCTCAGTGGAAGGACCCTGGTAGTGCTGGGGGAAGATGAAGCAATAGTCAAGAAGCTTGTGACCGCACTCTCCATCTTTGTGCCGAACTGTGGTGCTTATGCCAAACCTGTGAAACACTGGGTCACTTCCCCTCTGCATGTGGTGGATTTCCAGAAATGGAAGCTGATCGGGCTCCAGAG GACTGTGTCTCCGGCCGGAGTGAACGTGCTGCACGCGCTGAGCCGCTATAGCCGCTATGTCAGCATCCTGGATGCAGACAGTAAGACGCTCCGCTGCCCGATGTACAAAGGCACCTTGGTGGCCAGGCTGGCAGACCACCGCACGCAGATCAAACGGGGCAGCACCTACTACATGCACGTCCAAAGCGTCCTCACCCAGCTGTGTTCAAAAGCCTTCCTCTATACCTTCTGCCACCATTTGCACCTTCCCATCAACGAAAGGGAATCGGAGGAATCCGTTGTGAACCGCAGGATGAACTTTCTGAAGCTTCATCTGGGCCTTGccaatgaagatattaaaattGTACAGTATTTAGCCGAGCTGCTGAAGCTGCAGTACATTCAGGAACCCGGCCAGGGGGTGAATCCTCTGCTCAGATTTGACTACGTTCCCAGCTTTTTGTACAAAATCTAG
- the SHMT1 gene encoding serine hydroxymethyltransferase, cytosolic, translating into MGAGPGAAPRLGQGQPACRQRRRPRPSAGHWGEGRRRSAPRIGRRVVADFVVRALIGRELEGWDPAAYARSAGCRGTAERAGIGIRIGGIRGSGQMANVAQGAGSLPSAELWASHSKMLLEPLDSNDPEVYNIIKKEKQRQRLGLELIASENFASCAVLEALGSCLNNKYSEGYPGQRYYGGTEFVDELERLCQKRALQAFRLDPQKWGVNVQPYSGSPANFAVYTALVEPHGRIMGLDLPDGGHLTHGFMTDKKKISATSVFFESMPYKVNPKTGYIDYDKLEENARLFHPKLIIAGVSCYSRNLDYARMRQIANANSAYLMADMAHISGLVAAGVVPSPFEHCDVVSTTTHKTLRGCRAGMIFYRKGTRSTDPKTGKETLYNLESLINQAVFPGLQGGPHNHAIAGIAVALQQAMTPEFKAYQQQVVANCKTLAAALMEMGYDIVTGGSDNHLILLDLRNRGTDGGRAERVLELCSIACNKNTCPGDVSALRPSGLRFGTPALTSRGFRQDDFRTVARYIHKGIELTLRVQKDMNPKATLKEFKEKLEEEKYQGELKALKEEVEAFAATFPLPGLPVL; encoded by the exons ATGGGCGCAGGGCCCGGCGCAGCCCCCCGGCTCGGCCAAGGTCAACCCGCGTGCCGGCAGCGCCGCCGACCCCGCCCGAGCGCGGGTCattggggagaggggaggaggcgGAGCGCACCGCGGATTGGACGAAGAGTTGTCGCGGATTTCGTCGTTCGGGCGCTGATTGGTCGAGAGCTGGAAGGGTGGGACCCGGCAGCCTATGCTAGGAGCGCGGGCTGCCGCGGGACGGCTGAGCGGGCCGGGATCGGGATCCGTATCG GTGGCATCAGAGGCAGTGGACAGATGGCAAATGTGGCACAGGGTGCTGGGAGCCTCCCCAGCGCAGAGCTCTGGGCCTCCCACAGTAAGATGCTGCTGGAGCCACTCGACAGCAATGACCCCGAG GTGTACAACATCATCAAAAAGGAGAAGCAGCGGcagaggctggggctggagctgatTGCATCAGAGAACTTTGCGAGCTGCGCAGTCCTGGAGGCACTGGGATCCTGCTTGAACAATAAATATTCTGAAGGCTACCCTGGACAGAg GTACTATGGTGGGACCGAGTTCGTAGATGAGCTGGAAAGGCTGTGCCAGAAGCGAGCCCTGCAGGCATTCCGGCTCGACCCCCAAAAGTGGGGTGTCAACGTCCAGCCCTACTCAG GGTCACCCGCTAACTTTGCGGTGTACACGGCCTTGGTGGAGCCCCATGGCAGAATCATGGGGCTAGACCTGCCTGACGGGGGCCATCTCACCCATGGGTTCATGACGGACAAGAAGAAGATCTCTGCCACCTCTGTCTTCTTTGAGTCCATGCCCTACAAG gTGAATCCCAAGACTGGTTACATTGATTACGACAAACTTGAGGAGAATGCTCGCCTGTTCCACCCCAAGCTGATTATAGCAG GTGTCAGTTGCTACTCACGCAACTTGGACTATGCCCGCATGCGACAGATTGCCAACGCCAACAGCGCCTACCTGATGGCCGACATGGCCCATATCAGCGGGCTGGTGGCTGCCGGTGTCGTGCCCTCACCATTTGAACACTGCGACGTCGTCTCCACCACCACCCACAAGACTttgaggggctgcagggccggcATGATCTTCTATCGCAAAG GCACCCGCAGCACGGACCCcaagacaggaaaggaaacacTCTACAACCTGGAGAGCCTCATCAACCAAGCAGTcttccctgggctgcagggagggccACACAACCATGCCATCGCAG GGATCgctgtggcactgcagcaggcCATGACTCCTGAGTTCAAGGCTTACCAGCAGCAGGTGGTGGCCAACTGCAAGacactggcagcagcactgatggaGATGGGCTATGACATTGTCACAG ggGGCTCTGACAACCACCTCATTCTCCTGGACCTGCGTAACAGAGGCACTGACGGTGGCCGGGCCGAGCGGGTGCTGGAACTCTGCTCCATCGCCTGCAACAAGAACACGTGCCCTG GTGATGTCAGTGCCCTTCGTCCCAGCGGTCTGCGCTTCGGGACACCAGCTCTCACCTCCCGTGGCTTTCGGCAGGATGATTTCCGCACGGTGGCTCGGTACATCCACAAAG GCATTGAGCTGACGCTGCGCGTGCAGAAGGACATGAACCCCAAGGCAACGTTGAAAGAATTCAAGGAGAaactggaggaggaaaaataccAGGGAGAGCTAAAGGCACTGAAGGAAGAGGTGGAGGCATTCGCAGCAACCTTCCCGCTCCCAGGACTGCCAGTCCTGTAA
- the TOP3A gene encoding DNA topoisomerase 3-alpha isoform 2 (isoform 2 is encoded by transcript variant 2), whose product MNFQARLLASCGVRMLPQPWRGFSRAAEGPAVQRIRKVLCVAEKNDAARGIADLLSNSRMRRREGFSKFNKIYEYDYQMFGQNVTMVMTSVSGHLLAHDFKLPFRKWCVLTASSQV is encoded by the exons ATGAACTTTCAAGCCAGGCTTCTTGCTAGCTGTGGGGTCAGGATGCTGCCTCAGCCCTGGCGCGGCTTCTCACGGGCTGCAGAGGGTCCAGCAGTGCAGAGAATCCGGAAGGTCCTGTGTGTGGCTGAGAAGAATGATGCTGCCCGAGGAATTGCAGATCTGCTGTCCAACAGCAGAATGCGGCGG aGAGAAGGGTTTTCCAAGTTCAACAAGATCTACGAATATGACTACCAGATGTTTGGCCAG AACGTTACCATGGTGATGACATCCGTGTCAGGACACTTGCTGGCTCATGATTTCAAGCTGCCATTTCGCAAATGGTGTGTACTTACTGCATCCTCACAAGTCTGA